A stretch of Methanobrevibacter sp. YE315 DNA encodes these proteins:
- the hisS gene encoding histidine--tRNA ligase has protein sequence MEFTRPRGTRDFLFEEMRERKKAESTLRKVFESYGYQEIKTPLFEELKLFTTKSGDEIVNQLYNFKDKSDRELTLRPEITAPVARLYLNELEKTAAKPIKLYYYGSCFRYERPQKGRFRQFWQFGCELIGAKTPQGEAEVIALCTDAINSLGITTADVNINHLGIIRGLFSHFDISTETQSEIMVVIDKGDKDLLIESLSGDEPIIDNDELNQILLKLIDLVGDKSIIPDVEELIAPYDEPKESLEELKELISLLEAFQVENYTLNLGVARGLDYYTGIVFEIYVPELGAQKQICGGGSYSLVKLFGGQEVESTGFALGFDRLMNAIEELTDKEELPSHLDVYVAPISKDVRPKAFEITQQLRKNGFKTDVDLNGKKFKKLMNYADKIKVEKMVIIGANDLADGKVTVKNMISGEQNLVDVDNIVGYLKEE, from the coding sequence ATGGAATTTACAAGACCAAGAGGTACTAGAGATTTCTTATTTGAAGAGATGAGAGAAAGAAAAAAAGCAGAAAGTACCTTAAGAAAAGTATTCGAAAGTTACGGTTATCAAGAAATCAAAACTCCATTATTTGAAGAATTAAAATTATTTACAACAAAATCTGGAGATGAAATTGTAAATCAACTATACAATTTTAAAGACAAATCAGATAGAGAATTAACATTAAGACCTGAAATAACAGCTCCAGTTGCAAGATTATACTTAAATGAACTTGAAAAAACAGCTGCAAAACCAATTAAGCTTTATTATTATGGAAGCTGCTTTAGATATGAAAGGCCTCAAAAAGGAAGATTCAGACAATTCTGGCAGTTCGGCTGTGAATTGATTGGTGCAAAAACACCTCAAGGCGAAGCGGAAGTTATTGCGCTATGTACAGATGCTATAAATTCCTTAGGAATTACCACCGCTGACGTTAACATAAACCACCTTGGAATCATCAGAGGACTATTCTCACACTTCGACATTTCAACTGAAACCCAAAGCGAAATCATGGTTGTCATTGACAAAGGAGATAAAGATTTGCTTATCGAATCATTGAGCGGTGACGAACCGATTATCGACAATGACGAACTAAACCAAATATTATTGAAACTGATTGACCTTGTTGGAGATAAATCCATTATTCCAGATGTTGAAGAATTGATTGCCCCTTACGACGAACCGAAAGAATCATTGGAAGAGCTTAAGGAATTGATTTCACTATTGGAAGCTTTCCAAGTTGAAAATTATACCCTAAACCTAGGCGTTGCAAGAGGACTTGACTACTATACAGGAATCGTCTTTGAGATTTACGTTCCTGAACTGGGCGCCCAAAAGCAGATTTGTGGCGGAGGATCATACAGCCTAGTGAAACTCTTCGGAGGTCAAGAAGTGGAATCCACCGGTTTTGCTTTAGGTTTTGATAGATTAATGAACGCTATTGAAGAGCTAACCGATAAAGAGGAATTGCCTTCACATCTGGACGTTTATGTAGCTCCAATTTCAAAAGATGTCAGACCAAAAGCCTTTGAAATCACACAACAATTGAGAAAGAACGGCTTTAAAACAGATGTTGACTTGAACGGCAAAAAGTTCAAGAAATTGATGAACTATGCAGACAAGATAAAGGTTGAAAAGATGGTCATCATTGGTGCCAACGATTTGGCTGACGGAAAAGTTACCGTTAAGAATATGATTAGCGGTGAACAGAACCTGGTTGATGTTGACAATATTGTCGGATACTTAAAAGAGGAATGA
- the hisI gene encoding phosphoribosyl-AMP cyclohydrolase: MEINFRHEINGVKVITAIAQDAKTNQILMLANMNKEALMKTIETGKAHYWSTSRNKLWLKGESSGHFQDVKEILVDCDMDAIVLKIEQTGAACHEGYRSCFFRKLNTEDEVDIEDLKDEDLEIILERLVNPEDVY; encoded by the coding sequence ATGGAAATAAACTTCAGACATGAAATCAATGGCGTTAAAGTGATTACTGCCATTGCACAAGATGCTAAAACAAATCAAATTCTAATGTTGGCTAACATGAACAAAGAAGCATTGATGAAAACAATCGAAACCGGCAAAGCCCACTATTGGAGCACTTCAAGAAACAAGTTATGGCTTAAAGGTGAAAGTTCAGGTCATTTTCAGGACGTTAAGGAAATCCTTGTAGACTGTGATATGGATGCCATTGTATTGAAAATTGAACAGACCGGAGCGGCTTGCCATGAAGGATATCGTTCATGTTTCTTCAGGAAATTGAACACTGAAGACGAAGTTGACATTGAAGACCTAAAAGACGAAGATTTAGAAATTATTTTAGAAAGACTAGTAAACCCGGAAGACGTGTATTGA